The genomic stretch TCATATCTGGTTCACCTGTTATTGGTGGACTGCATGGGAAAACACACCATTATTTCTGTGGACATTGCATGAGTTGGCTATTCACACGACCTGAAGGTCTAGATGATTTTGTCAATGTCCGCTCGACGATGCTAGATCACCCGCAAAATTACAAGCCATTTATGGAAACCTATACAGATGAGAAGCTAGAGTGGGTTGCGACAGGTGCAAAGCATAGTTTTAAAAAGCTCCCGCTGCCAGAAGAGTACCCGGAGTTAATCCAAAAATACGCTAACAGTAGCAGATAGTGAAAATCACCAAAAGTTAATGGCGATATCGCTTTTTATTGAAGATATGCACTCCTTTAGTAAAAGTTTTGTACGGCGTACACTTGGCCTGTAATTGGATTTGTAACGACACCATAGCCAAAGCGTTGATAGTCGGGAGTCAATAAGTTCTCTCGATGACCTGGGCTATACATCCAACCTTTCTGAGACTCTTCAATCAGACGATAATTTAAAGTAGCGCCAATCGAACCCGAAATTTCTAGAATATTTTCACCAACACCTTGTTGACCGCCTAAGTCCGCAAAACGATCCGTTGGGGTTTTTCCTTCTGGCGTAATGTGATCATAGTATTGCCTTGCCAACATATCTTCAGCGTGTTTCTGGGCTGCTTCGGATAGTAGTGGATCTTCGGTTAGGGGAGAAAGATTGTTGAGTTGGCGATCGCGATTCACCAATTCCAGAGCCAATGCTCGACTTTCTACTAGAGAGCGGGGTTGATGGGCATCAAATAAACTGATTAACGGTTTTCCAATCAACCAATCCTCTCCGCCAGAACCATTGCTGAAATAGAAAAAATTTCTACTACTAACGGCGATCGCGCTTCCAATCAAGATGGCAGTCATCAAAGATTGATGAGACCTAGACCAACGGTGAGTCTTTTGATGTCTTTTTCTTCTAAACATTGAGAAAAATATGTGGGATAAAGCGAAAACACATGGATTTTTAGATACTAAGTCAGAATTAATGGGCAGTAGAGGCCAGCCATAAACCCTGAGCCTCTTGACATTACATCCAACTGCTGGGCTGCCTGCTGAATCATTGGGAAATGAAATTTCACCACCAATCTCCATAAAGGTCGGCGATCGCCCTTCACTAAGGCCATGATTGCGTCTTGGATGGGCCTGAGAATGTCCCACGGAATAGGTGAAACAGGGTAATCAGGTATTTGGGCTGGGGGAGATTGACCATTGACCGCTAAAACCGCTGGATTTTGCCGCTCATCTTCAGGGTCTGGGGAGCTGGATCTTGAACTGGGGAAAAAATGATCCGCTCTCTGTAACCCTTGCTGGATGGATGTTTCAGGAACCGGATCATTTTTCTCTATAGAAAAAATATTGGTTTTCAAAAAATGATCCGCTTTGGTGGTGATTTTTTCCTCTTCTAGGTCATCAAGAATGCTGTTTTCCTCCCAGAACTGAAATATAGATTCCCGGTCGATATCGCCGAAGTCAATGGGAGTGATGAGCACTCCCTCACGCTTAGAACGGATGGCTTTACCCTCAGCATCCCGGGTGACATCAAGGCCAAGGAGATTTTTGAGGAAAAAGCCCAGGATGGCCACAGGGGATTTACGGGGACAATCATCCAGACCGAGGCGGAGCTGGCGGGAAAAGTCCTGACGCTGGTCATCATCATTGAGAATCTGCTTAATCCGTTCGATGTGGGGGCAATTACTGGCGATGTAACCCCGTTGGAGGATATCGGCTAACCCAAGCTTCCGCATCGCTTTGACAGTGACGGAAAGGGCTACCTGGGTAACGTCACTCTGGAAGAGCTTACCCTCATTGCTCCTACAGAGGAATTGAAGCTTGCGTTCATCGCGCTGCTTAACAGCTTTCTGCTGTTGTTGGAGCCAGAAGTGGAGCTGCAGCTTGCGGTAGAAGTTGCGCTGGGTGAGATGGGCCTGGGCGATCGCCTCGGAATCATCCCCATAGAGGGTGAGTAGGTCGCCATGAACCTCGGCACATTTATCGGGGTAGGTCTGGTCAAAGGTGCCCTTAGATACCTTGAGTGCTTCCCCAAGCTTGGGTTTACTGGCGAGGATGTCGGCGATGTATTGCTGTACCTGCTGGTGACAACCGCCATCGAGGAGCTTACGGATTTTCTTGCGCTGGCCCTTGTCACAGAAAGATTGCTCAATGACCTGGTAACCCTCCTTGTGGAGCTGGGCGATGACAGAGGCTTTGTAGTCCTTACCCAGCTCATTGTTGAGGCAGATGCGCTCGGCAAAGGCTTTGAGCCAGGGGTTAAAGAGCCAGTTATCGCCCCAATCGCCAAAGGATTTGAGGTGCTTACGGAGGAGCTGGCCATGTTTGAAGTCATCAAGTAGGAGTTCCTGCACCTTGGTGTGGCCCCCATAGCGTTGGGAGAGACTGTTGGCGGTGCTGCTGATGGCCACCAGGCGATCGCCATCATTCCTGACCCTCCCTAATTTCTGGAGGAAGGATTCAACGGATTCATGGCCTGCGGCAATGCCAACGACCGATTTAAAGTGGTCGCCCTTGATATTCACCCCAGTGCCAATTACCGCTGTGGCGATCGCCAACTGATAGTGATTTAAAACTTCGATGTTCTTGGTGATTTTGTAGGCCGGGTGGGAGGGGTCACGGTTGGTATCACTATCAATGCGGATCGTTGAGAGACTCTGACCAGAGAGATACTGCTCCAAAGATTGACTACCAAAACGACTGTTCGCCTTCTGACCTGCCACGGCGATGTAGGTGGGATTATTTTCCTGGAGCTGCTGGGCCGCATAAACCAAGGCATCGGTAGTGTCCTGACAAATAATCGCTTTCCGGTTATGGCGGTATTGCTTGCGAATGAGACAAATCTCAGATTGACGAGATTTCGTCAGGGAAATAGCCCAATCCACAGCAATGGTTTTTAAATCAGCATCAGCCAGAACCACTTGATGGGCGATGCCCATGAGTTCACCAATGTAGGCCATTACTGAGGCGCGACGTTCCCGGATAGCGGTGGTGCTGTGGCAGATATGCTCCAAGATTTGTTCAATCTCATCCCAGAACAGCACTACCTTCTGACCAGAGAAATCGTAGTGCCGGAGCTTTAGCACCGAATCCACCACCACACTGAGGCCATTGCTGGGCATCTCTGGGGGTAGGGGACTATCGGCCTCGATGTAGGTCATCTGCCATTCCTTCGCCTTCTCCGCTGCCAAACCGCGACGGTGGGACATCTGGATGGGGTAATAGCCGAGGCTGCGCAGCTTCTCGATGTGTAGACCCTGTTGGTAGGACTTGCCGCAGTTTTTCGGTACCTCCAGGCCCACGATTCGGGCTGCAGTAGGCAGAGGAATCACATCATCGGGGAGATATTGCGCCTCATCGTTGATGGTGATTGTCGGGCTAATGGCAAACCGTTGATTAACCTGGAGGGTCTTTTCTGCTGCCTCAGCCAGCTTGAAGGGCTGTAACCAGACATTGGGGGATCTACGGACATAATCCTGTAGACCTTCGTCACAATCGCCCTGGGACTTATCCTGCCACTGGCCCCAATCGGCAAACTTAATGGCAGGAATAGCCTTCGCCAATTGGCCATAGCCAGCATAAAGATTTTTCTTCCTGAGATTCTGACTATCAGCATCAGGAAGGAGGGTAAAGCGCCAAACCTGGCCATGGGCCGACAACAACCTTTTGACAGACTGCTCCCCAAAAATACCGCCAGCAGCCCCCACAAGGATCACTTGAGGACTATGCCGCCATTCAAGGAAAGCGCGGATGAGAGATTTGAGAGCACCCTCACAGAAGTTGATTTCGTAGGGTTGGCTGGGGTCAAAGTCTGGAGACTTCCAAAGGAACAAGGGATTTTCGCCTGTTTCCTTGAGCTGGTTACGTCCCGTAAAGATAGCCCAATCATATTTACGCTGGG from [Synechococcus] sp. NIES-970 encodes the following:
- the gfa gene encoding putative glutathione-dependent formaldehyde activating enzyme, which gives rise to MNTVVHQVKGQCRCGQVKFEVTSEPLITMACHCTGCQKMTASAFSLSALFPNDAFSVISGSPVIGGLHGKTHHYFCGHCMSWLFTRPEGLDDFVNVRSTMLDHPQNYKPFMETYTDEKLEWVATGAKHSFKKLPLPEEYPELIQKYANSSR